GGCAATGCCTGGAAAATCTGCGCGCCATCCTGCAGGCCGCCGGAACGTCCGTGGATAGCCTGACCAGCGTGCAGATTTTCATTCCCGACGTCGCGCTCTGGGGGGAGGTGAATGCGGTGTATGAATCCTTCATGGGACAGGCGCGGCCGGCGCGCACGGTCGTTCCGACCAATGCCCTGCACCATGGCGCCCTGATCGAATTGAACGCGGTGGCGGTCTGTCCTTGACCGTATCGGGCATGCCTTCCGACACCCGCATCGGCGTCACGGTCCTGACCGGCTTCCTGGGCAGCGGCAAAACGACGCTGCTCAACCGGATGGTCGGTACGCCGCGCTTCGCCGAGTCGGCCGTGGTCGTCAATGAGTTCGGCAGCGTGGGCGTGGACCATCATCTGGTTCGCCACGTGGGCGAAAACGTCAGGGTGCTCGAAGGCGGCTGCATCTGCTGCATGGTTCGCGGCGGCTTGGCCGATACGCTGCGCGACCTCTTTCTGCTGGCGTTGCGGCGGGCGATCAAGCCGTTTCGCCACGTCCTCATCGAAACCAGCGGGCTGGCCAGTCCGGCGCCCGTGCTGTTCACGCTGCGGCACGAACCTTTTCTTGCCGAGCGCTACGTGTACGAAGGCACCATTGCGGTCGTGGACGCGCAGCGTGCCAGTATGCAGGTCGACACCCAGCCCGAGGCCGGTCAGCAGATCGCCCTGGCGGACGAGGTCGCCGTTACCAAGCTGGATCTGGCCACGCCGGTGCAGCGGCAGGCCGCGCTGGATGCCGTGCGCGCGGTGAACCCGGCAGCGAACGTGCACGAACTCGCGCCGGATGGCGCCGTGCCGCCGGCCCTGCTCGCGACGCGCCTTTACCGGGGGCGGGCAGGCGCGGCATCCGCGGGCAGTCCCTGGCTGGCGCGTTACGGCGCCACGGCCGGGCGCGGCGCGAAGATCGTGGCCGCGCACGATGTGGCGGTGATCACGTTTGTCTTGCCTCCCTCTACCACGCGCGCGGGCTTTTTGCGCGGCATGGCCGCGCTGCAGACCGAACTGGGCGCTTCGCTGCTGCGCATGAAGGGTTTGGTCCGTTTCGCGGACGATGGAAAGCCGATGGCCGTGCATGGCGTTCACGACCAGCTATACCCAATGGTGGAGCTGTCCGAATGGCCCGACAGCGAAGAGGACGCCCGCGTGGTGTTCATCGCGCGCGGTATTGAACCGGCCGTGCTGGACCGGCGGGTGCGCTGGCATCTTGGGCAGGGCCAGGCGCGCGGCGCCGAGCCGTATTAAGGCGTCAAACGATGGCGATTTTCCCCCTCTGAAAAGTTAATAGGGGTATAATTTGTAGCGTTCCTGCAGACGGTTTGGCTCGAACACAGCGGCCAACGACGGGCATAGTCCCGGCACAGGCAGGGCTCGCCGGGTCAAGTTTCCCCAAGCTCTCACGCCCGCTTTCGCCTTTTCCGTCCACGCGCAGGTTGAAAGGCAATAAGAATACGCTCCGGTTACCGGAGCAACGCCGGACGGCTCAGTTCAATCTTTATCGACGCCGCGCCACGTCGCCCGATTCATGGGGCGCGGATACTGTCCGCCCGTCGTCCATTGCCAATATCGTTCCTTTTCGGCTTTTGCGGTTCGTGGTAGCTCTTGCATGCCCCGGCGCCGCACGGGTATTGCAGACCAGCCTTATTGGCCGAGGTTTTTTTGCAA
The sequence above is a segment of the Bordetella genomosp. 9 genome. Coding sequences within it:
- a CDS encoding RidA family protein, translated to MIERIQTADAPVPAGHYSQAIKANGFVFVSGQLPFAPGPHRVMPQGIAAQARQCLENLRAILQAAGTSVDSLTSVQIFIPDVALWGEVNAVYESFMGQARPARTVVPTNALHHGALIELNAVAVCP
- a CDS encoding CobW family GTP-binding protein — translated: MPSDTRIGVTVLTGFLGSGKTTLLNRMVGTPRFAESAVVVNEFGSVGVDHHLVRHVGENVRVLEGGCICCMVRGGLADTLRDLFLLALRRAIKPFRHVLIETSGLASPAPVLFTLRHEPFLAERYVYEGTIAVVDAQRASMQVDTQPEAGQQIALADEVAVTKLDLATPVQRQAALDAVRAVNPAANVHELAPDGAVPPALLATRLYRGRAGAASAGSPWLARYGATAGRGAKIVAAHDVAVITFVLPPSTTRAGFLRGMAALQTELGASLLRMKGLVRFADDGKPMAVHGVHDQLYPMVELSEWPDSEEDARVVFIARGIEPAVLDRRVRWHLGQGQARGAEPY